A stretch of DNA from Phenylobacterium koreense:
CGCCCCGTATCCCATCGGCAGACCCGATCGACATCGAGACGCCATGCAAGGCGACGGGGTATCGTTCACGGACGCGCCGTAAGATGTCCAACGGCCGGCCGCCGGCGACCATGAAGTTCTCGGAGATCACCTCCACGAAGTCGACGGCCACGGGGGTGTCGCTGTCGAGGAACTCGGCATAGTGCGGCTTGCGCAGGCCAAGACCGAAGGTGTGTTTGCTGGGCATGGGCTTCGTCCACAAGGTTGGACCGGCCCGCTGGGCCGGTCCGCCGCGACTACTTCGAGGGCGCCGTGAGGCTGCCGCCGGCGGCCGCACACGCCTTGGACGTCATTTCCTTGAAACCCTGCCCCTTGCAGTCGTTCATGGCCTTGCAGTCGTGGTTGCCCGACTTGCAGTCCGACTGGCCCTTGCAACTGTTTACGCCGTAGCAGTGGATAAGCTTGCCGCCGTCCTGGGCGAAGGCTGGAGCCGAAAAGGATACGCCCGACAGGGCGGCGAGGGCGGTGGCGGCAGCAAGGCCGGCCATGGTCTTGGAGGCGGTCATGATGATCTCCCGAAGAGGATGCGCCGAAGTGGCCACTCTCTTACGGGGCGGGACCTTCGTCGGTTACGGTGGTGGGCTCACCAGCGAAGCAGTCTTGGCCCCACCAAGGCG
This window harbors:
- the bufA2 gene encoding BufA2 family periplasmic bufferin-type metallophore; translation: MTASKTMAGLAAATALAALSGVSFSAPAFAQDGGKLIHCYGVNSCKGQSDCKSGNHDCKAMNDCKGQGFKEMTSKACAAAGGSLTAPSK